The Candidatus Methylomirabilis sp. genome contains a region encoding:
- a CDS encoding nucleotidyltransferase family protein: MGLLRGTQLEALAPPSPEDQAWEEIIRDATQQGLLPILYRWLKTSDSRYLPSALRLDQIKEGVVGVAARNVVLAQELVSILQAFQVRQVACVPVRGLALAELLYGDITARPMGDIDLLVRKEDLSKVAEVLKGLEFQEMDRRPGFASAFSYTLEFFKDRHGGVIVEPHWSIAYPPFADRVDMEAVWERCVRGRVVDVDTWLLSREDLLVHLCCHLIHRGESASLLWLYEIDRLLRQEKATRDWPQVISLAQETGLALFVVEVLGKVKGLFDSPIPDDVLSQLRAQRRPQPARAVESQLARLLMGESRLDGGESFAMLFTIKGMRAKLRYAVAILFPSPEFMRLQYGLSTRWQLPLAYLTRFFHLSWEGLKGVVGLFLSRRTPRQRLF, from the coding sequence ATGGGCCTCCTTCGAGGCACACAATTGGAAGCCCTCGCGCCGCCATCGCCCGAGGACCAGGCGTGGGAGGAGATTATCAGGGATGCCACCCAACAGGGACTGCTGCCCATCCTTTACCGATGGCTCAAGACATCTGACTCCCGCTACCTGCCGTCTGCTCTGAGGCTGGACCAGATCAAAGAAGGCGTCGTAGGTGTGGCTGCGCGGAACGTGGTGCTGGCGCAAGAACTGGTCTCCATCCTTCAGGCGTTCCAGGTCAGACAGGTGGCCTGCGTGCCTGTGCGTGGTCTGGCCTTGGCGGAACTGCTCTACGGGGACATCACAGCCCGTCCAATGGGGGACATTGATCTTCTTGTACGCAAGGAGGATCTGTCTAAGGTTGCTGAGGTCCTGAAGGGTTTGGAGTTCCAGGAAATGGACCGACGACCCGGGTTCGCCTCAGCTTTCTCTTACACACTTGAGTTCTTTAAAGACCGACACGGCGGGGTCATTGTGGAGCCTCACTGGTCGATCGCTTACCCCCCGTTTGCTGATAGGGTGGATATGGAAGCAGTATGGGAGCGGTGTGTGCGGGGGCGGGTGGTTGACGTGGATACATGGCTTCTGAGTCGTGAGGACCTGCTCGTGCACCTCTGCTGCCATCTGATCCATCGCGGTGAGAGTGCGTCGCTGCTCTGGCTCTATGAAATTGATCGCCTTCTCCGACAAGAGAAGGCCACACGTGATTGGCCGCAGGTAATATCGCTCGCTCAAGAGACGGGCTTGGCACTGTTTGTTGTGGAGGTCTTGGGAAAGGTCAAGGGGCTCTTTGATTCCCCGATTCCCGATGACGTGTTATCACAACTCAGAGCCCAGCGCAGGCCTCAACCCGCACGAGCAGTCGAAAGTCAATTGGCGCGCCTGCTGATGGGGGAATCGCGCTTAGATGGCGGGGAGAGCTTTGCCATGCTCTTCACAATCAAGGGGATGCGAGCCAAGTTGCGCTATGCTGTTGCTATCCTGTTTCCCTCCCCAGAATTCATGCGCCTTCAATATGGACTGTCCACTCGATGGCAGCTTCCCCTCGCCTATCTTACCCGATTCTTTCACCTGTCCTGGGAAGGGTTGAAGGGGGTCGTCGGCCTGTTCCTCTCACGCAGGACGCCTCGGCAGCGGCTGTTCTGA
- a CDS encoding HD-GYP domain-containing protein: MRMVDLIRAQQKAKKTTAPAQKSAQEKGATEPESDRSKETSAPSQEAWKVPLTTVAAPPAEPTIFARKYSGARDLYDEAEACLRTVFNAASRGEPIAIAPVADMAEQLAKAAAKENLQRASTESFVRCETFMLRTLDANGETYDLVRQSLNVAIYALKLGNVLDYPLAKLTKLALAGMLHNIGMTRCPEVLLTKSGLLSKGEHAIIQAHPIHSYEILRSLGPTWEWLAEVAAQHHEREDGTGYPKGLRGDQIHKDAKIIGICEIYEAMAHARPYRDAFAPFEIVKQILRTEREHFSHVVLRALINGLSSYPVGSWVRLSTKEICRVVATNKANPLRPVLEVWSDASGEKLPQPRLLDLSKEILLHIIGPATQQPRTE, translated from the coding sequence ATGCGAATGGTCGATCTGATTCGGGCTCAACAAAAGGCGAAGAAGACCACCGCTCCCGCGCAAAAGTCGGCTCAGGAAAAAGGCGCAACCGAGCCTGAATCCGACCGCAGCAAGGAGACCTCTGCCCCCTCACAAGAAGCCTGGAAGGTCCCGCTGACAACGGTTGCTGCTCCCCCGGCAGAGCCGACCATTTTTGCGCGAAAGTATTCCGGCGCCCGTGACCTGTACGACGAGGCGGAGGCGTGCCTGAGGACGGTGTTCAACGCCGCGAGCCGGGGCGAGCCTATTGCCATCGCGCCGGTGGCAGACATGGCGGAGCAGTTGGCCAAGGCCGCAGCCAAGGAGAACCTGCAACGGGCATCAACAGAATCGTTTGTGCGATGCGAGACCTTCATGCTGCGGACCCTCGACGCCAATGGTGAAACGTACGACCTTGTCCGTCAGAGTCTGAACGTCGCCATCTACGCGTTGAAGCTCGGGAACGTCTTAGATTACCCGCTGGCCAAGCTCACAAAGCTTGCCCTCGCCGGCATGCTCCACAACATCGGAATGACCCGGTGTCCCGAGGTCCTCCTGACCAAGTCGGGACTGCTTTCCAAAGGCGAGCACGCTATAATTCAGGCGCATCCGATCCACAGCTATGAGATCCTGCGCAGTCTTGGACCGACCTGGGAATGGTTGGCGGAGGTCGCCGCCCAGCATCACGAACGAGAAGACGGCACAGGTTACCCCAAGGGGTTGAGAGGCGACCAGATTCACAAGGATGCCAAGATCATCGGCATCTGCGAGATCTATGAGGCGATGGCGCATGCGCGTCCGTACCGCGACGCCTTCGCGCCATTTGAGATTGTCAAGCAGATCCTGCGCACCGAGCGGGAGCACTTCAGCCATGTGGTCTTACGGGCGCTGATCAACGGCTTATCAAGCTACCCAGTGGGAAGCTGGGTTCGTCTGAGCACCAAAGAGATCTGTCGGGTCGTTGCCACCAACAAGGCCAATCCGCTTCGCCCGGTCCTCGAGGTCTGGTCCGATGCGTCCGGCGAAAAACTTCCTCAGCCCAGGCTGCTCGATCTGTCCAAAGAGATCCTCCTGCACATCATCGGACCCGCCACGCAGCAACCGCGAACGGAGTAG
- a CDS encoding AAA family ATPase has product MLLEYWGLVKEPFINVPDPDFLFPSTKHEEALMRLLYVIQGRRGAAMLTGDIGCGKTLVSRTLVKELSPQRYDVAVVTSPILSPVQFLREIIYQFEGDKDNRINQRVDALHAINRRMITNYQSGKDTVVIIDEAHLVMEKKGILEEVRLLLNFQLNDRFLLTLVLIGQLDLEEKIKQVPALNQRIAIKYCLLPLTQKETVEYIAFRSKKAGAQRDLFSEEATQEIYHLTEGIPRRINSLCDLSLLVGFQEKATLIDEKIVHTAFAGVC; this is encoded by the coding sequence ATGTTGCTAGAGTATTGGGGGCTAGTAAAAGAGCCGTTCATCAACGTCCCCGATCCGGACTTCCTGTTCCCCTCCACCAAACATGAAGAGGCCCTCATGCGCCTGCTCTATGTCATCCAGGGCCGGAGGGGGGCTGCGATGCTGACCGGGGACATCGGGTGCGGCAAGACCCTAGTCAGTCGAACGCTCGTCAAGGAGTTGTCCCCCCAACGATATGATGTGGCTGTGGTCACCTCGCCGATCCTCTCCCCGGTGCAGTTCCTCAGGGAGATCATCTATCAGTTTGAGGGCGACAAGGACAACCGTATCAACCAGAGGGTGGACGCGCTGCACGCGATTAATCGCCGGATGATTACCAACTACCAGAGCGGAAAAGATACCGTCGTGATTATTGATGAGGCTCACCTCGTCATGGAAAAAAAGGGGATCCTGGAGGAAGTGCGCCTGCTCCTGAACTTCCAGCTCAACGACCGGTTTCTGCTGACCCTTGTCCTGATCGGCCAGCTCGATCTCGAGGAGAAGATTAAGCAAGTTCCTGCGCTTAATCAGCGCATCGCCATCAAATACTGTTTGCTCCCCCTGACGCAGAAGGAAACCGTTGAGTACATTGCTTTCCGAAGCAAGAAGGCCGGGGCCCAACGGGATCTCTTCTCGGAAGAGGCAACCCAAGAGATCTATCATCTTACGGAGGGAATTCCCCGGAGGATCAACAGCCTCTGCGATCTCAGCCTCCTGGTCGGATTCCAGGAGAAAGCCACACTGATCGACGAGAAGATCGTGCATACCGCGTTTGCAGGGGTATGTTGA
- a CDS encoding AAA family ATPase, whose protein sequence is MYEQYWGLSMLPFQNVPDPNFYFPSEMHQQALKQLLYAVEQGKGAGMLTGEIGCGKTTLIRAFMNHLPETKYDIALITHPDLPRDDFLQEINNQFGIKEPGRTRGRAWKALTSHCSENLAAGVETILIVDEAQAIRDNDVFEELRQSLNLQLNERFLMTLILVGQSELIDRVGRNRQLDQRIAIRYHMGPLDPMETQKYMQHRLQVTGGKREIFSPEAFQLIWQYSRGIPRSINNVADLCLLHGFETKRSIIDGPMVRKAASELSV, encoded by the coding sequence TTGTACGAACAGTACTGGGGCCTCTCAATGCTTCCCTTCCAGAATGTTCCAGACCCGAACTTCTACTTCCCTTCGGAAATGCACCAGCAAGCCCTGAAGCAACTCCTCTATGCCGTAGAGCAGGGGAAGGGAGCCGGCATGCTGACGGGAGAGATCGGATGCGGCAAGACCACCCTAATCCGGGCGTTTATGAACCATTTACCCGAAACAAAGTATGATATAGCCCTGATCACGCATCCCGACCTGCCCCGAGATGACTTTCTTCAGGAGATTAACAATCAGTTCGGGATTAAGGAGCCAGGCAGGACGAGGGGCCGAGCATGGAAGGCCCTGACCTCTCATTGCTCCGAAAACCTCGCCGCCGGGGTGGAAACGATCCTGATCGTGGATGAGGCCCAAGCCATCCGCGACAACGATGTGTTCGAAGAGCTCCGACAGAGCCTGAACTTGCAGCTCAACGAGCGCTTTCTCATGACCCTGATCCTCGTGGGTCAGTCAGAACTCATAGATCGGGTCGGGCGCAACCGCCAGCTCGACCAGCGGATTGCTATCCGGTACCATATGGGACCACTTGACCCGATGGAGACGCAAAAGTATATGCAGCATCGCCTTCAGGTGACCGGAGGCAAGCGCGAGATCTTTTCTCCGGAGGCGTTTCAACTGATCTGGCAGTACAGTCGTGGTATCCCAAGGAGCATTAACAATGTGGCCGATCTCTGCTTGCTGCACGGTTTTGAGACCAAGCGGTCTATCATTGACGGGCCGATGGTGCGAAAGGCGGCCTCGGAGCTTAGCGTATGA